Part of the Tidjanibacter massiliensis genome is shown below.
AGATGTTCACGCTGTCGGCGATAAACTCGGGCGTCAAGGACGTGCGTGAGGTCATCGAACAGGCACGCAAACAGAAATTCTTCAACACGCCCGCACCGTTCCTCTTCATCGACGAAATCCACCGTTTCAACAAGGCGCAGCAGGATTCGTTGCTGGGGGCCGTCGAACAGGGCGACATCACCCTCGTCGGCGCGACGACCGAGAATCCCTCCTTCGAGGTCATCTCGCCGCTGCTGTCACGCTGTCAGGTCTATGTACTGAAGGCGATGGACGACGCACAGCTGCAGGAACTGCTCGACCGCGCCCTCTCCACGGATGCGATACTCCGTGAACGGCACATCGAGGTACGCGAAACGGGCGCGCTCTTCGGTTTCGCGGGAGGCGACGCCCGCAAGCTGCTCAACATTCTCGACATTGTCGCGGGAGCCTCGGACGGCGACCTGGTGATAGACGACCGCACCGTAACCGACGCCCTGCAACAGAACATCGCCACCTACGACAAGAACGGAGAGATGCACTACGACATCATCTCCGCTTTCATCAAAAGCGTACGCGGCAGCGACCCGAACGCCGCCGTCTACTACCTCGCCCGCATGCTCAATGCCGGGGAAGACCCCAAATTCATTGCCCGCAGGCTCGTCATCCTCGCCGCCGAAGACATCGGACTGGCCAACCCGAACGGGCTGCTGCTCGCCAACGCCTGTTTCGACACCGTCCACAAAATCGGCATGCCCGAGGCCCGCATTCCCCTGGCCGAGGCCACCATCTACCTCGCCACGAGTCCCAAGAGCAACTCGGCCTACATGGCCATCGACCGGGCCATGGGGCTGGCGGCGAAGGATACCAACAACCGACCCGTCCCCCTGCACATCCGCAACGCTCCGACCAAACTGATGAAGGAGCTGGACTATGGAAAGAACTACAAGTACGCCCACGATTTCGAAGGCAACTTCGCCGAACAGGAGTTCATGCCTGCCGGTCTGGAGGGGCGGCGCTTCTACGAACCGGGCAACAATCCGAAGGAGGCCGAGATAGCACGCCGCATCGCCTCGCTCTGGAAAGGCAAATACTGACGGGTCTCCGCGCCCGAAAGGAAACTCTCCGCAAGACGCCGCATCCCGCCGCACCGGAACAGGCGAACGCATCGGCGCAGTGCCCTTCCGGGTACCGGAACAGCGAATTCGGCACGGAGGCGAAAGTTGCCGGAAGCGGCAAAAAGCGTTATATTTGTGAACGCAACGCAGACAAACAAGATTCCGACATGGAGATAACGAAAAAGATATTCTGGACGGAGGCCATGAAAGGCGGCACCGTCATGGGACTCGTGGCGGCTGCCCTGCAGCTTACACGGGTATCGCTCGCGCTGGGAGGCTGGATGAGCATCCTGTCGCTCGTCCTGTTCATCCTGCTCACCTACGGTTTCACGCGCCGGATAGCCGGCATGGCCGATGCACGGGAAGGGTTCCCCTACGGCCGGTGCATGGGATTCGTCCTTGCCATGATGCTCTTCACGGGCGTCATCTTCGGATTCGCCTCGGCACTCATCAACAACTTCCTCATTAAGGAAGCGGTCACGGAGGCAATCGACCTGCAGATGGCCACCATGCAGGACCTCCTGCCACAGGCTCAGTTCGACATGGTTTACGACGCGCTCTATTCGGCCATGTTCAACCCGCTCGTGCTCGTCATCTGCTACGTAATAGGTTATTTCATACAGGGAGGCATCATCGGCCTCTTTACGAGCGCCATGGCACAGCGCCAGCCCGACCCGCTCGCCGGGAACGATGACCGCGACGACAACGGAACCGGCCATGAGTGAGACACCCGACATA
Proteins encoded:
- a CDS encoding replication-associated recombination protein A, with product MAQQSNIPLAERLRPRTLDDYIGQEHLVGPGGVFRKFIETGNVPSFILWGPPGVGKTTLARLVAGALDRKMFTLSAINSGVKDVREVIEQARKQKFFNTPAPFLFIDEIHRFNKAQQDSLLGAVEQGDITLVGATTENPSFEVISPLLSRCQVYVLKAMDDAQLQELLDRALSTDAILRERHIEVRETGALFGFAGGDARKLLNILDIVAGASDGDLVIDDRTVTDALQQNIATYDKNGEMHYDIISAFIKSVRGSDPNAAVYYLARMLNAGEDPKFIARRLVILAAEDIGLANPNGLLLANACFDTVHKIGMPEARIPLAEATIYLATSPKSNSAYMAIDRAMGLAAKDTNNRPVPLHIRNAPTKLMKELDYGKNYKYAHDFEGNFAEQEFMPAGLEGRRFYEPGNNPKEAEIARRIASLWKGKY
- a CDS encoding DUF4199 domain-containing protein; its protein translation is MEITKKIFWTEAMKGGTVMGLVAAALQLTRVSLALGGWMSILSLVLFILLTYGFTRRIAGMADAREGFPYGRCMGFVLAMMLFTGVIFGFASALINNFLIKEAVTEAIDLQMATMQDLLPQAQFDMVYDALYSAMFNPLVLVICYVIGYFIQGGIIGLFTSAMAQRQPDPLAGNDDRDDNGTGHE